In one Prosthecochloris aestuarii DSM 271 genomic region, the following are encoded:
- a CDS encoding DUF1648 domain-containing protein, which yields MSAKKKDSLAIALFSLLGALMVGHAIYHYPLLPDRIAIHFGFSGAPDAWGSKTAFFFWYFVLTLIIVGGYALLQRTFSQKNTSWISIPNKEYWLEPERADETLDYLRRGLLLLGSGTLLFVLDLIHQSFQVSLGHASKLTHIWTSAGIYIVLCIAWIAGVYRRFASPPVS from the coding sequence ATGTCTGCAAAAAAGAAAGACTCATTAGCAATCGCACTCTTCTCCCTGCTCGGGGCCCTTATGGTCGGGCATGCTATCTACCACTATCCCCTGCTGCCCGACCGGATAGCCATCCATTTCGGCTTTTCTGGCGCTCCGGACGCATGGGGATCGAAAACGGCATTTTTCTTCTGGTATTTTGTGCTTACGCTCATTATTGTCGGCGGTTATGCATTGCTACAACGAACATTTTCACAAAAAAACACGTCCTGGATCAGCATCCCCAACAAGGAGTACTGGCTGGAGCCGGAACGTGCGGATGAAACGCTCGATTACCTCAGAAGAGGCTTGCTCCTGCTCGGATCGGGTACGCTGCTCTTTGTGCTGGACCTCATCCACCAGTCCTTCCAGGTTTCTCTCGGACATGCGTCAAAGCTCACTCATATCTGGACCAGCGCAGGAATCTACATCGTTTTATGCATTGCATGGATCGCAGGCGTGTACCGAAGGTTCGCAAGTCCCCCTGTTTCCTGA
- a CDS encoding DUF397 domain-containing protein: MSEKITFNGREFHKSSFSGPGHNCVGVSIQNDSVAVINTNTKKEMVTFTQDEWKAFIQGVKNSEFEL, from the coding sequence ATGTCAGAAAAGATCACATTTAATGGTCGTGAATTCCACAAAAGCTCATTCAGTGGCCCCGGTCATAATTGCGTGGGGGTCTCAATTCAGAATGATAGTGTGGCTGTAATCAACACAAACACGAAAAAAGAGATGGTTACCTTCACACAAGATGAGTGGAAAGCGTTTATCCAGGGCGTTAAAAATAGCGAATTCGAGCTTTAA
- a CDS encoding phage integrase N-terminal SAM-like domain-containing protein, with product MDELIKLREEIRVRHYSAKTLSSYYGWTRKFQTFVRSKPPALLYTNDVKGFLTITASTSTTLTKRVPAQLRQSSASGKLRHPDYTGITGT from the coding sequence GTGGATGAACTGATAAAGCTGAGGGAAGAAATCCGGGTTCGACATTATTCTGCTAAAACCCTGTCGAGTTACTATGGCTGGACCCGTAAGTTCCAGACTTTTGTCCGGAGCAAGCCACCTGCACTGCTTTATACCAACGATGTCAAGGGGTTTTTGACAATAACGGCATCCACTTCCACAACGCTGACAAAGCGCGTTCCGGCACAGCTTCGCCAGTCATCTGCTTCAGGCAAATTACGACATCCGGACTATACAGGAATTACTGGGACATAG
- a CDS encoding vWA domain-containing protein, with product MMMKKLFLPLVVAMCALPAPAAFAASPAADSSCPDPKNIQDEALREAMGEYALQYDNLRPVDGRCPSDTRLVQLALLLDTSNSMDGLINQAKSQLWRIVNELSRMHKRGGDIRLQVALYEYGNNDLFPSTGFIRQVTPFTEDLDRISEALFSLDTNGGSEYCGHVIGSSLNRLRWNRSDEGLKLIYIAGNEPFNQGPVSYEVACRWASERDIAVNTIYCGDYRVGIDTFWQRGADVGGGSYFAIDSDRVTRGIATPYDDDLMRLDKRMNATYVPYGAQGQARLARQTEQDANAARLSAPVAAERAVSKGSKLYQASDWDLVDAVRQEKLSVDTLDKQYLPDELQGMSADELSGYIDGKQKERQELKQQIAELSRKREAYIREQEEKAADDESLGSAILKNLRDQAGARQFDVK from the coding sequence ATGATGATGAAAAAACTTTTCCTGCCGTTGGTTGTCGCCATGTGTGCTTTGCCTGCACCTGCCGCTTTCGCTGCAAGCCCTGCTGCCGATTCGAGCTGTCCGGACCCAAAGAATATACAGGACGAGGCTCTCAGGGAGGCGATGGGGGAGTACGCGCTCCAGTATGACAACCTCAGGCCGGTGGATGGGCGGTGCCCTTCAGATACCCGGCTGGTGCAGCTTGCCCTCCTGCTCGATACCAGCAACAGCATGGACGGCCTGATCAACCAGGCCAAGAGCCAGTTGTGGCGGATCGTCAACGAGCTTTCGAGAATGCATAAAAGAGGCGGCGACATACGGCTGCAGGTCGCTCTGTATGAATACGGCAATAACGATCTTTTTCCATCGACCGGGTTCATCCGGCAGGTGACCCCGTTTACCGAAGACCTGGACCGGATTTCCGAGGCACTGTTTTCGCTCGATACCAACGGCGGCTCTGAGTATTGCGGACACGTGATCGGCAGCAGCCTGAACAGGCTTCGCTGGAACCGCTCGGACGAGGGGTTGAAGTTGATCTACATTGCCGGTAACGAGCCGTTCAACCAGGGACCGGTGAGTTACGAGGTTGCGTGCCGCTGGGCGTCGGAGCGTGATATTGCGGTCAATACGATTTACTGCGGTGATTACCGCGTCGGGATCGATACCTTCTGGCAGAGAGGCGCCGATGTTGGCGGCGGCAGTTACTTCGCCATCGACAGCGACCGGGTGACGAGAGGCATTGCGACACCGTATGATGACGATCTCATGCGTCTCGACAAACGTATGAACGCCACCTATGTGCCATACGGGGCGCAGGGTCAGGCGCGTCTTGCCCGGCAGACCGAGCAGGATGCCAATGCAGCAAGGCTTTCGGCGCCTGTTGCCGCAGAACGGGCGGTGTCGAAAGGCTCCAAGCTCTACCAGGCTTCGGACTGGGATCTTGTGGATGCCGTTCGGCAGGAGAAGCTGTCGGTCGATACGCTCGACAAGCAGTATCTGCCTGATGAACTTCAGGGAATGAGTGCAGATGAACTGTCCGGCTACATCGATGGGAAGCAGAAGGAGCGCCAGGAGCTGAAGCAGCAGATAGCCGAATTGAGCCGTAAGCGGGAGGCTTATATCCGGGAGCAGGAAGAGAAGGCAGCCGACGACGAAAGCCTCGGTTCCGCTATTCTGAAAAACCTTCGTGACCAGGCCGGGGCCAGGCAGTTTGACGTCAAGTGA
- a CDS encoding GNAT family N-acetyltransferase yields MPEPEAWTSHRLCTRSTFVADDKGILAGFGELDRDGHIDGFYCHHQYQRQGVGSALLHRIEQEAISAGLRRLFTEASITARPFFAAHGFVVLKQQIVVRRHVELKNFLMEKQLQADTSH; encoded by the coding sequence ATGCCTGAACCCGAGGCATGGACTTCTCATCGGTTATGCACGCGGTCGACCTTCGTAGCGGACGACAAGGGCATCCTCGCCGGATTCGGAGAACTGGACCGGGACGGTCATATCGACGGCTTTTACTGCCATCATCAGTACCAACGACAAGGCGTCGGATCTGCACTCCTCCACAGGATCGAGCAGGAGGCGATCTCCGCCGGACTGCGTCGCCTCTTCACCGAAGCCAGTATTACCGCGCGACCGTTCTTTGCCGCACATGGCTTTGTTGTGTTGAAGCAGCAGATCGTTGTGAGGCGCCACGTGGAGCTGAAGAACTTCCTGATGGAGAAGCAGCTGCAGGCCGACACGAGCCACTGA
- a CDS encoding phage integrase N-terminal SAM-like domain-containing protein, with the protein MCHALYVRHYSNRTTDTYCAWIKRFVRFHKLRHSKEMGETEINAFLTNLAVD; encoded by the coding sequence TTGTGTCACGCACTGTATGTTCGGCACTACAGCAACAGGACAACAGATACGTATTGCGCTTGGATCAAGCGTTTTGTTCGCTTTCATAAACTCAGGCATTCAAAGGAGATGGGTGAAACGGAGATTAATGCTTTTCTGACGAATCTTGCTGTGGACTAA
- a CDS encoding HpcH/HpaI aldolase/citrate lyase family protein codes for MIFKDITWLDSASIEAIKQQLPETVSRRPLTRGLRRSALMVSAHRLNHLNKLDVLAADMAVINLEDGVAPQEKPRARALAALFTAHAREAKTELIVRVNPLGEGGEEDIRLINRAVPDSIRIPKVRTAQEVEQACRLVDPAIRIHLSIETGEALKKLADLRVEERVDTVYLGILDLCADLGLPQSVITPGNPTASYLLSRFLVDALTAGFHPVSFVHQEYKDLNTFEKWCLLERSMGFSSKGCISPGQVELANRVFAPKLEERVRAIIIVRCFEEEAKKGNTGFVHEQYGFIDEPVYRGALAVLAATDQE; via the coding sequence ATGATTTTCAAAGACATTACCTGGCTGGACAGTGCCAGTATTGAAGCGATCAAACAGCAGTTGCCTGAAACTGTTTCCCGGCGTCCCCTGACTCGCGGTCTGCGCCGAAGCGCCCTTATGGTTTCGGCCCATCGGCTCAACCATCTGAACAAACTGGATGTACTGGCAGCTGATATGGCTGTCATCAATTTGGAGGATGGCGTTGCGCCGCAAGAGAAGCCCCGCGCTCGTGCTCTGGCCGCGCTGTTTACCGCCCATGCCCGAGAGGCGAAAACAGAACTGATTGTACGGGTCAATCCCCTGGGTGAAGGGGGAGAAGAAGATATCCGTTTGATCAACCGGGCAGTGCCGGACTCAATCCGTATTCCAAAGGTTAGAACCGCTCAGGAAGTCGAACAGGCTTGTCGCCTGGTAGATCCTGCGATTCGAATCCATCTCTCTATCGAGACCGGTGAGGCGCTGAAGAAACTTGCCGATCTGAGGGTTGAGGAGCGGGTGGATACGGTCTATCTGGGTATTCTGGATTTATGTGCCGATCTCGGATTGCCCCAGTCAGTGATCACGCCGGGGAATCCAACGGCCAGCTATCTGCTTTCACGTTTTCTGGTGGATGCCCTCACAGCCGGCTTTCATCCGGTATCGTTTGTCCATCAGGAGTACAAGGATCTGAATACCTTCGAAAAATGGTGCCTCCTGGAACGGAGCATGGGATTTTCATCCAAAGGCTGTATCTCGCCGGGTCAGGTGGAGCTGGCCAACCGGGTTTTCGCCCCCAAGCTAGAGGAGCGCGTGCGAGCAATAATCATTGTGCGCTGTTTTGAGGAGGAGGCAAAAAAAGGCAATACCGGCTTTGTGCATGAGCAGTACGGGTTTATCGATGAGCCTGTTTACAGAGGAGCATTGGCTGTCCTTGCAGCAACCGATCAGGAGTAG